From the Candidatus Zixiibacteriota bacterium genome, the window GGATGGAGGAAACGTATAGCCGCCTATTCTCGTGGGATTCGCCGGATCGGCGATATTCACCACGTGCAGGTCAACAGAAGGACTGATGTACTGCTCCCCAGTGGCTGCAGCCGGTTGTGAACGGCTGCGGAGCGCCGCATACTCAGCATCACCTTGCGGACCGAAGTCGGAGACATACATTAGCGTATCCTTCACTGCCACGGCGCCGGAAAAATAGAACTCATAGTACCCCTGCATCATCCCGTATCGGCTGACAGTGTCCGGATGAGCCGGATCGGCAATGTTTATCAGGGGAACCCCCCGCCTGCCGTTAGACATCATGGCGATACTGTCGGCAAGTGCCAGTTGCCACACATAGCCGTCGAGTTCAATGGAGCCCGACAACGCTGGATTGTACGGATCGGCGATGTTGATCACGCTGAATGCGGAAATGGCGGCAGGCCAGAAACCGCTCAGATTAGCCACCAGGAGCAGCGTGTCCTGTGGGCCTTGCTCAAAATCGACAGGAATATACGGCAGACCACCGGGATCAAACTGCTGCAGACTGCTTATCTTGACAGGGCTTGTCGGATCGGAGATGTCAATAACCCAAATCGATGCATCCATCGAGCAATAGGCAAAACTGCCGAGCACCTTCACGCTGTACGCATACATGTTGGAGTCGGCTACATGCAAGGCGCCGACCTCAACGATTGAGGCCGGTTTGGAAACGTCCAGAATCTGAAGCCCACTGTGGGTACCGCTGTACCCGACATAGGCCAGCGTGTCCACAACATCCAGGGCCCGGCTTCGGTCACGCAACAGGCGAGTGCCGGCCACTCGGGGACAGGCGACATTCGATATGTCCACAACGTACAGCAGGCTCTCTGCCGCGATGTATGCCTTATCTCCCCTCACCCGAACTTTCCTTGTGGTCCCCGGCGACAGGTATAGTTCAGAGACATACCGCGGGTGAACCGGATCGGTAACGTTGAGAAGCAGCAGACCGTTCACCGTTGAACAGACCAGCGTCGTATCATGCACGACAATACCGGTGATGCCGCTCCAGAGCGTGCTGCTTCGATAGGTGACGCTGATGTCGGCAGCCAGCGTGGAACTGATGCTCTCAGCGACGATCAGCGCGACCAGCAGAGTAATACCAATTGTTCTCATAAGGTCTCCCAGTCGGTTTCAACTAAGTTACGGCCGAGTCCGGATTAAAGCAAACCCCTCACCATTGGCCGCTCCTCGGACCCGGCCTTGTCAGAGCGTTCGAATGATGGAGCAAGAACTCTCACCTCATCCACAACCGCCAGCAGCAACCGTCGTGCCAGCCGGTCACACCTGAGCATCGTGTGACCGTAATCTTCTGTGTGACAGAGGAATAGACGAATGAGCGGTCCATTTTGATTAGTGGCGAGGGAAGGTGGGTACGTGGTTCTTTCGCGATTTTTTCGCGAAGATTCGCGAACGCTCGCTAAGCTGTTGTGCGACAAGACGGAAATTCGCGAACCGATTCGCGAATGTTCGCGAAAGGGGACATGCGAAACACGAAACAATGGCGGACAAATGAAATCCAGTTTCAAGAATGCCTGTCAAATGACACTGCAAACAGAAGGGACCGGCGTGAACCGGTCCCTTGCTCAACCAAATCGTCCGATGATTATTTCACCAGCAGCATCTTCCGTGATGCTGTAAACTCCCCGGCATTCAAACGGTAGAGATAGATCCCGGAAGCGCATCCGGAGGCATCCCATCGTACTGTCTGTTCGCCCGGGTCGCCGTCCCCGTCAAACTGCGCCACTTTCTGTCCGGCGAGATTGTAGATCGTCAGCGTGTAATGCGCGGCTGTCGCCAACGAGAATCTGATCGTGGTGGTTGGATTGAACGGATTTGGATAGTTCTGGCCAAGCCAGAACCGGTGTGGCAGGTTGCTCTTTCTTGACGTCAGTGCCGGGACTTCGAGTCGATTCCCATTGCCCGACCACACCATTGGTTCATTGGTGAGAGCACCATCGATCTCGAGGAAGAACGGCTCGCCCACGCCAATCCCGCCTGATGCGCTTTCAACGTTTCCGTACACAGGCATGAAGCCGAAAGAGCTATTCTCGCCAACCGACCCCATCCCGACCTTCTCGCTGGTCTTCGAACGCGCGACTACGCCGGTCCCCTCCGGTACCCTGGCGCCGTCGACAACAAGCGTCTGTGCGTACAGATTTACCCATGTCGGCGATGTAACCAGCTCATCCTCGTGCGTCTTCGACGCCGTCGTGATGGGCGAGATAACCATCGTGCAGTCGGAACGGACCTGGTACCATATACCAGGAGATGCCATCTTCAGCCAGTATCCCCTGTAGCGATGCATCTCAGTCAGTGTATTAAACGCCGAGCCCGGCTGCCATATCTGAATGCCGTTGTCAAAACTGTACGCCACGAGCAAACGATCCGCGATTGTAGCGTCGGCTATTTCGACCGACATCGGGAACCCCGGGAAATAGGGCGCTATATTCCACCCTGCCTCAAGCGGAATACCGGTGTAGTCCGGTACCTGCGGGCCATCCAGGCACAATGTGTCGGGACCCCGCATCAGAAACCAATAGCCATGGAGATGATCCGCGGACCTCAATGTCGAGAACTGCGGCAGTGTCGGATCGTATGTCAATCCGCCCTGCTCGAAACTCAGAATGACAGTCGCATTCTCCATCACACTGGCTGCAACCGAGGCAACGTCGTCGTCAGGTGTGTCGATATTCCACGAAATCAGGTTCCAGCCCGTATGCAGCGGAAGACACGTCTCCCTTGAGGTGAAGAACTGGCACACTTCGATCCGGTCGCCGTTGCTCGTCCACACGATCGGCCGTTCGGGGTAAACTGCTTGCCAACCGATACGGAATCGGAGAGTGTCCCCCGGCACAGCTCCTTCGTCAATATCGTGCGAGAGCGTGTCATCGCGATAGACCGGCAGGAAGCCGTAAGCGCCGTTGATGTCAACCAGTCCCCTTCCGCAAAGCACGCCGGTCGGGTCGAGCACATCGATAGTACCCCCCATTTGCAGCGGAATGCCGTCCAGCGTGGTGAATGAGCAATACAGATTGACCCACTGATCGGTGGGGTGGACCACGTCGCTCGGCTGTAACACTTTGAGTGTCACGGTAACATGCTCTGGAAGTGTGAGGGCATCGTCGGACTCAACTGTAACATCGGCCGTATACGTGTCCGCCTGCAAACCGGCGGGATTCACAACCGCCGTCACGGTCCCCGGAGTGCTGCTGATCGCGTTGGACAGCGTCAGCCAGCCGATAGATTCAGATGCATGATAGCCGATCGAGGCCCCGCCGAGAGCGTTGACGGTGAAAGCCTGCGGCGGGGGTGTCGAACCGCCCAACGTATACGTGAATTCGAGATTCGGCGGATCGACTTCGAGCTGCCGGGTGCTGAGCAGAAGGCGCTTCAATTCTGTGATTGATGACAATCGATCAGTTCCCTGTCCTACCGCCATTTTGAAGATCACCTGCTGGCTGTCGCCGGGTCGGAACGTGAATGGCCCATAACTGGCCATCATCCGCCGATCTGAGGGGTTCACATCAAGGTCACCGGTTCCGGCCACCGGATCTCCCGGGTGCATAAAACGCGTTCCATTGGGCAAAGGAGTGCCGTCGGAATTGAGACCTCGCATATAATTGTAAGTCTCCGCGTAGCTGTTTGGGTCGGTACCGTTGATGTACTTATTGAAAGCGCTCATCGGTAGATTGCGGTAACCAAACAGAGTATGCCCGAAGAACTGCGCGGTATCACCGTGCGAAGGCACCACTGGTCCCACCAGCGACCGTAACCCGACTGCCGGTACGCTATGACCGTACTGCATGTCCATATTTGTGGCGTTGTAGCAGAACCAGAGGTTGTTCAGCGTGTCACAGCCAACCAGGTCATCGGATGCACCGCCAAGATCTGGGTCGGACCAGAGGCAGATGTACATGTCCCTGATTGTGCGGTTCCCTTCATTGACGAGATCGTACCGGATGTATACGGCGTTACCTTCGCCTCCTGCCCTCGTGGCGATGGCCTGCGGGCGGGTGGCTGTGAAGGTCAGACTGTCCGGAACTGCGTATCCTTTCTTTGTGGTGATACGGAAGATTGTTCCGGTCTCAGGCATATCCTGAGTGAACGGCGGCGCATCTCCGCCATTCCAGTTCACGAAGACAATTCGGGCCAGAATCTCGGTCTCGCGTTCGCCGGAATAGGTTCCGTTGCGCATATCCGCTTCTGCAGCCAGGTAGCCGGCGCGACCCGGCGTATGATCACTGGGATCCTGGAAGTAAATCCAGTCGGTGTAAGGATCATTGTCGCCGGCGGAAACCGAATGTTCGTACCCACCACCGCCGTACGTTGTCGTACCCCAGTTGGATAGATTGAATATACCGTTCTGGTCCCAGTCCCAGAGCCAGGGAACTAACTGATAGTCATTCGACGGGTCATCGGGCGTGCCGGAACCGATGTCCCAGAGCTCGAAGGGTACCCAATAGTACGCGCCGGTCCACTCTATGCCGTCGTAGGCATAGCTTCCGCCAACGCCTGGGTAATCATTGGATCCGGTGAAGCGGATTTCGAGATTGCGTCCTTTCAGATACTCGGTCAGGGCGCCCGACCGCGTGGTGCGACTGACAAAGGAGTTATAATCACCCCGAGTGCCGCCTCCCGATGTTCCCCCGTCATCCCCCGTATGAATCAGCCATTCGCCGTCGCCCACCTGCTGACGGTCAGTAGGACTGGCGGACGGGAACCCGGCAAATTGGGCTGCGGCTCCTTCGGATGGAACCAGTGGCCCAGCTGCATTGGCGACTGCCTCGAAATTCGAGAATGCCACCATCGTCTCACGTACGGAAAGCCGAAACCCTTCAACCACCGGTCCGTCATCACCACCGTCGAAATCGGTCTGGTGAGAGAGAAGCACGATGTTGTCGGTCAGGTTGACCAGACTCCATACCGGTCCCAGGACCGGATCATCACTTACCTCGACCAGGTACTCGTCGCCGGTGATTTGCACCGGATCGACCACATACGCGGTAGCCACTATTGACGACGGGCCGATAGCAGTGGCGCTGTATTTGTTGGGCAGATAAGCGAAATCACTGCCGGATGACTCCGAAGCCCACACCGTCTGGCGGACCTCTATTCCCAGCGGCTGGGTGGCACCAGCGTTATTCCAATGCTGATTCGGGTCGGCGTCATTGTACACCGCCCAGAGCATCTGGTCCCCTAACATGAGAAGATGGCCAAGACTGTCGACTGGCACCCCCTGGCCGAGCGGTATTTCCAGATAGTCCTGATTGGGGTTTCCGGCAAGACTGTCGCGATACAACTTGTAAACTCTGAAACCCGGCTGGTCCGGCTGAAATGTTCCACCGGCCATTGGTCCCGGAACATATTCCGAACTGTACTCAGACAAGGCAATTCGTGTCTGCCCCGTAGCCGAATCAACACCCCCGAGCCACAGGCCGCATGACCAAAGCGGGCTTGAGGTCAACGTGCCATTGTGAATGGCATCGACTCCCGCATACGGATAAAACGTGCCGAAATCGTATCCGAAAATGTCGGTAACATCCCGCCCAAGTTCGCCGTAGTTAGTGACGAACATCAGTATGTTGCCGGCATCGACATAATGCTGGTTATCGAAATTAGCCGCCACGGTCGGCATGCTCTTGGACGGTTTCTCAGGCGGCGCGGCAAGTACTATCGCAGCAGCCGCCACCAAGACTGTGACTACGGTGGAGAACAGTTTCATGATAATCCCCTTCATATTTGCGGCGGCGACACCAGTTTCCCCTGTAACCCACTGTAGGTGCGCCAAGCGGTTCCCCCCGCCAGTTTATGAGGTACCAGACCCTTCGGTTATAGGAATGATATCCATAAACTACTCACCAGTCGACGTTTTGTCAATGCAAAAGGCCGCCCACAAGCGAGCGCCTTCGCGACAGAAAGGATATGAGGGAGGCGGTTACTTATGGGCAGTTCGGCAGGGCGGCGCTGAAAAACAGAAAATCGATCAGTGCCTGGAGATCGGAGATATCGACACTGGCAGAAATGTCGACATCGTTCTCCTCGAAACAGGCCGATATCGATCCGCCGAAGAATAGAAAATCAACCATCGCCGACAAATCGGAGATATCGACAATATCGCCGCTGTCACCATCGACGTTACCGGTGATGCCGGTACAGCACGGACCGGTGCTAACTTTGATCGTGTCGACCATGCCAAAACTCACGTGCGGCGTACAGTGATACGGAAACGGGCCCGGCCCATCGGCCAGCACGAACGCCACATCGAAGGTCTGGCCAACGGTAGCCATCGAGCCGGAGTTCCAGCTCTTTGGGGAACCGACATCAGATGTAGAGGTGTGAATCCCGGACACCACATGCCACCGGACGGTATCGCCGTAATTGACGACCGTTCCGATCGGCGAAAACGAGAACCCGGACATGTTAATGTCATGGATCGTGGCATACCCCGGCACCGTAAGAGTCAGCAGGGTCATGCTGCTCAGAGCGAAACGAAGAGCAGGGCGCATAGCTGTCATTCCTCCTTGAAGTCGCCGCACAAAACGGCAACTGCTGCCATATTGTCTCAGCCCGAAGGCGGACCCTGAACTCCGGGGATACGTAAACGAAAGAAGATGTCAGTTAATGATCCGTGGTGAGGGCGCGGACCAGCGCTATCGCTTGGAATATATAAAGTGGGCCGATTATGTCAAGTATTATTCAGGCGCGAGCCGGATCGACGCCCGGCCGGAGTGGAACCGCACTACTCCGAATCCGCTTGCAGGCGAAGCGCCACGATATCCAGCAGGGTGACAAACAGCGCCGCCACCAGGGGACCGATGATCAGGCCAACCAGCCCGAAAATCGCCACCCCGCCGGCCATCGAGAAAAACAGCATCATCGGGTGCATCGCCGTTCGCCCGGCCACCAGATACGGACGCAGCAGGTTGTCCACCTGACTGACAACGATTGTCCCAAATATGAGCACGATCAATCCCTTGATCCAGGAACCACCCAGGATCAGGATCAGCCCGGCCGGAATATAGACAATGAACGCACCGATAAACGGCAGGATCGACAGAAACGCCATGATCGCGCCCCAGAACAGGGCCGAGGGGATCCCCACGATCCAAAACAGCAGACCACCCAGAAGTCCCTGCAACAGGGCGACCAGCAGCCCGCTGTACATGGTGGCGTAGATGACATCGCGGAGATGTACGAACGCCGTATCCGTCTGCTCGGCCGACAGCGGCATGAGACGGCGCAGCCGTTCCACCAGAACCGGACCGTCCTTGAGGAAATAATAGGTCGCGAACAGCATCATCAGAAAATACAGCACCGCTTTCGTCGCGTTCGTTATCAGCCAGGTCGTCTGCCCTACGATTAGTCCCCCGATCTTGTCAACCGAGTTCTTGGCCAATTCGTTCACATCGAGCCGGGACAGGTCAACATACGCGGACAGTTTCTCAAGCAGGTCGGATAACCATGGAATATTGACGTGCAACAGTCTTTGGAGGTCTCCGCTGGCATAGAGTTGGTTGACACGGATGACCGCGTTCGAGGCCTGGTCGACCAGCGCCAGGAACAGATACGTCACGGGACCGATTATCAGCACCAGGATCACAAGGTCGATAATGAGCGCTGCGATGCCGGGACGTTTCACCCGAATGAGCAGTTTCTCATACGGCGGGTAAAACAGAATCGCGAACACCGCCGCCCAGGCGAGCGGCACGAAAAACGGCGCGATCAATCGGTAGAACAAATAGAACGTGGCGGCAGCGATTAGAAAAAAGAGCGAGATGACCAGATGTTCGCGTTTCATCGATTAACCCTGCTCGAAGTTGCTGCAATCTATCGAACCTCAATATGCGAATCAACAGGGAACGCGGAACTGTGCACCAATTACGCACACGTAGGTATAATGGACCCGCCCTTCCGTCTTGGTATGGTTTTGTAACATGCCGAATGGCAATAGGTTACGGTGCTACAGCGTTTTCCCGCTTGTCGCTTTTTACGTCACATGTAGTCTTGACCTATCCCCGGGCAGCTCTTTATGGTCGCGGATTCTACGGAGTGAAATCGAATCAAGCGACACGAACGGCGCGGTGTCGTCGACCGGCCATTTCCGTGAAATTCCTAATCACTTGGGGTTAAGGATGTTAAGAGTCCCGCCGATGTTATTTGATAGAACTAACTGACAATAATGCGGACGCAGACTTAGCCATGTCGCTGTTCGTGATCGTTAACGACTCACAAAAGGAGTTCACAATGGCTACGAGAAGATGGAAACCGACCAACCGTGCGAACTGGCGCAAGAGCAACAGCCGCACCCAGCGTACCCGTTCATTCAACAAGGGCGGCCGTCCGTGGTCGGCTCAGGAGATCGCGTTCCTGCGCAAATTCTATCGCTGCAATGAGACCAAGTGGGTGGCTCGTCAGCTCGGCCGCACGGCGTACTCGGTGCGCTACAAAGCCTCCTCGCTGAACATCCGCAAGTACAATCCCTCGCAGTGGAAGGGGAACCACGGCGTGACCTCTCCGAAGCCGGCGCAGAAGCGCTATGGCCGGTCGCATAAGACCCGCTACTACGCGCAGCAGATTCGCCGTCGCCAGCCCCGAATGGCCCGCAGCCGTCGCATCACTCGGACCAACCGCTGGTAGTTGGGAACTCTCCACACGCCTCGAGCGTGTTTAGACCCGCTTTCGCACGAGAGCGGGTCTTTTTTTGGCCAACATGGCGACACTGCGATTGCGTATATTCTCGACGGACAGCCATCGCACCCACCGCGAGCCTTCGTCTTCGCTCAGGACGGCGGCGGTGGGGTACCTGTGGAGACAAGATTATCGCACCCACCGCCCACCGCAAGCGGTGGGGTACCCCGCCCCTTGGGGCGGGACGAACAGAAATGGAGATGCACATGCCAGTTGTCAAATACCGCGATATGAAACTCGGCGAGGTCAAAGCCGAGGGCGTGAAAGACGCCACCAAGGCCAATGTCATCGGTTCGCCGGAAGGCTGGCCTGATCATACGCTGCGCGTGTTTCGCCTCAAACCGGGCGGGTTCACACCGCACCACCAGCACGACTGGGAACATATCAATCATATCATTAAAGGGCGCGGACGACTCCGTATCGGCGACAAGGTATACGAATTGGACGCAAAAGATTTCGCATTTGTGCCGCCGAACACGATGCACCAGTTCGAGAATCCGTACGACGAGGAGTTCGAGTTTATCTGCATTGTCCCGAATAAAGGGGCGTATTGACAGGCGTCGCCTGTTTTGCCGCTTCGCGTCTGATGACGGGTTTGTGAAGTGCGTCACAAGTCCCCTTGTGCCCTCCGGCAAATCAACGTATCATCTCCATCGAAAGATCTCGTAGGGCAGAACCGCTTCGGGTTCTGCCATTGCGAACTCGTATTCGTAAGAACGAACATTTCCAGGATACAGGAGGCAGCGCCTCATGGGACATTACCGCGTACCACCACCAAAGAATGAGCCGGTGCTCAGCTATGCTCCCGGTTCGCCGGAACGGGCCGCTCTACAAAAAGCTCTCGCCGAACTCAAAGCCAAACCAATCGAAATTCCAATGTATATTGCGGGCAAAGAGGTCCGCTCCGGACAGAAAATAGAAATCCGCTCGCCGCACAATCTCAAGCAAGTGCTCGGCTACTATTACCAGGGGGGTGAGGCGGAAGTGAAAATGGCGGTTGACTCCGCGATCGAAGCCGCCGGTACCTGGTCGGTGTTGCCGTGGGAACATCGCGCGGCGATCTTTCTCAAAGCCGCCGACCTCATCACTGGCCCATATCGCGCAACCATGAACGCCGCCGCCATGCTGGCGCACTCCAAGAATATCTTTCAGGCGGAGATCGATGCTGTCTGCGAACTGGCTGATTTCCTTCGGTTCAACGCGTACTTCATGCAGCAGATCTATGATATCCAACCCGCCAGTGCGCCGCAGATTTGGGACCGGCTGGATCATCGCCCGCTCGAGGGGTTCGTGTTCGCCGTCACGCCGTTCAATTTTATCTCGATCAACGGCAATCTCCCTACCGCGCCGGCCATCATGGGGAACGTGGTGGTCTGGAAACCGGCCTCGACGGCCATCTACACCTCGCATTTC encodes:
- a CDS encoding plastocyanin/azurin family copper-binding protein, with product MRPALRFALSSMTLLTLTVPGYATIHDINMSGFSFSPIGTVVNYGDTVRWHVVSGIHTSTSDVGSPKSWNSGSMATVGQTFDVAFVLADGPGPFPYHCTPHVSFGMVDTIKVSTGPCCTGITGNVDGDSGDIVDISDLSAMVDFLFFGGSISACFEENDVDISASVDISDLQALIDFLFFSAALPNCP
- a CDS encoding T9SS type A sorting domain-containing protein, which translates into the protein MKLFSTVVTVLVAAAAIVLAAPPEKPSKSMPTVAANFDNQHYVDAGNILMFVTNYGELGRDVTDIFGYDFGTFYPYAGVDAIHNGTLTSSPLWSCGLWLGGVDSATGQTRIALSEYSSEYVPGPMAGGTFQPDQPGFRVYKLYRDSLAGNPNQDYLEIPLGQGVPVDSLGHLLMLGDQMLWAVYNDADPNQHWNNAGATQPLGIEVRQTVWASESSGSDFAYLPNKYSATAIGPSSIVATAYVVDPVQITGDEYLVEVSDDPVLGPVWSLVNLTDNIVLLSHQTDFDGGDDGPVVEGFRLSVRETMVAFSNFEAVANAAGPLVPSEGAAAQFAGFPSASPTDRQQVGDGEWLIHTGDDGGTSGGGTRGDYNSFVSRTTRSGALTEYLKGRNLEIRFTGSNDYPGVGGSYAYDGIEWTGAYYWVPFELWDIGSGTPDDPSNDYQLVPWLWDWDQNGIFNLSNWGTTTYGGGGYEHSVSAGDNDPYTDWIYFQDPSDHTPGRAGYLAAEADMRNGTYSGERETEILARIVFVNWNGGDAPPFTQDMPETGTIFRITTKKGYAVPDSLTFTATRPQAIATRAGGEGNAVYIRYDLVNEGNRTIRDMYICLWSDPDLGGASDDLVGCDTLNNLWFCYNATNMDMQYGHSVPAVGLRSLVGPVVPSHGDTAQFFGHTLFGYRNLPMSAFNKYINGTDPNSYAETYNYMRGLNSDGTPLPNGTRFMHPGDPVAGTGDLDVNPSDRRMMASYGPFTFRPGDSQQVIFKMAVGQGTDRLSSITELKRLLLSTRQLEVDPPNLEFTYTLGGSTPPPQAFTVNALGGASIGYHASESIGWLTLSNAISSTPGTVTAVVNPAGLQADTYTADVTVESDDALTLPEHVTVTLKVLQPSDVVHPTDQWVNLYCSFTTLDGIPLQMGGTIDVLDPTGVLCGRGLVDINGAYGFLPVYRDDTLSHDIDEGAVPGDTLRFRIGWQAVYPERPIVWTSNGDRIEVCQFFTSRETCLPLHTGWNLISWNIDTPDDDVASVAASVMENATVILSFEQGGLTYDPTLPQFSTLRSADHLHGYWFLMRGPDTLCLDGPQVPDYTGIPLEAGWNIAPYFPGFPMSVEIADATIADRLLVAYSFDNGIQIWQPGSAFNTLTEMHRYRGYWLKMASPGIWYQVRSDCTMVISPITTASKTHEDELVTSPTWVNLYAQTLVVDGARVPEGTGVVARSKTSEKVGMGSVGENSSFGFMPVYGNVESASGGIGVGEPFFLEIDGALTNEPMVWSGNGNRLEVPALTSRKSNLPHRFWLGQNYPNPFNPTTTIRFSLATAAHYTLTIYNLAGQKVAQFDGDGDPGEQTVRWDASGCASGIYLYRLNAGEFTASRKMLLVK
- a CDS encoding T9SS type A sorting domain-containing protein; this encodes MRTIGITLLVALIVAESISSTLAADISVTYRSSTLWSGITGIVVHDTTLVCSTVNGLLLLNVTDPVHPRYVSELYLSPGTTRKVRVRGDKAYIAAESLLYVVDISNVACPRVAGTRLLRDRSRALDVVDTLAYVGYSGTHSGLQILDVSKPASIVEVGALHVADSNMYAYSVKVLGSFAYCSMDASIWVIDISDPTSPVKISSLQQFDPGGLPYIPVDFEQGPQDTLLLVANLSGFWPAAISAFSVINIADPYNPALSGSIELDGYVWQLALADSIAMMSNGRRGVPLINIADPAHPDTVSRYGMMQGYYEFYFSGAVAVKDTLMYVSDFGPQGDAEYAALRSRSQPAAATGEQYISPSVDLHVVNIADPANPTRIGGYTFPPSVTAVVPGGRFAYALYYGNEGSDDTSADLTVVDLINPDIPAVRGTYYTTGTATAGYLADTLLYLAVGWLEVVNVADPDQPCLLSSLPTGGECLKVVVQGNLAYATCGQAGLYVIDISDPVNPKVTGTLRTRNDAGGIALNGNYAYIGDVYAGIAVVDITDPSRPVLLPYFDDDWWAGETIVQNGYLYVATWGGVVIYDIHTDPAQPAEIGGIHSYATLDYTVRFPFLYVANGYDGVTIFDVSDPYTPRISTSVPTPHWTTGVTVDDQHVYISNEYGLLIYDWSDITDAPAGDPAELPWLFTLNQNYPNPFNPATTISYDLNRRAAVKLTIYNTLGQRVTTLVNGPQSSGHHEVRWEAREHASGVYFYQLSIDGRTESRKMILLK
- a CDS encoding cupin domain-containing protein; amino-acid sequence: MPVVKYRDMKLGEVKAEGVKDATKANVIGSPEGWPDHTLRVFRLKPGGFTPHHQHDWEHINHIIKGRGRLRIGDKVYELDAKDFAFVPPNTMHQFENPYDEEFEFICIVPNKGAY
- a CDS encoding AI-2E family transporter; translated protein: MKREHLVISLFFLIAAATFYLFYRLIAPFFVPLAWAAVFAILFYPPYEKLLIRVKRPGIAALIIDLVILVLIIGPVTYLFLALVDQASNAVIRVNQLYASGDLQRLLHVNIPWLSDLLEKLSAYVDLSRLDVNELAKNSVDKIGGLIVGQTTWLITNATKAVLYFLMMLFATYYFLKDGPVLVERLRRLMPLSAEQTDTAFVHLRDVIYATMYSGLLVALLQGLLGGLLFWIVGIPSALFWGAIMAFLSILPFIGAFIVYIPAGLILILGGSWIKGLIVLIFGTIVVSQVDNLLRPYLVAGRTAMHPMMLFFSMAGGVAIFGLVGLIIGPLVAALFVTLLDIVALRLQADSE